The Methylorubrum populi genome contains a region encoding:
- a CDS encoding transposase has translation MLPLPTRFAEIILAFAPLFVHRSWRHAQNLLVGAILTPGQRTVTSVLRIIGRAQERRFVNVHRILSRAAWCPRSGSRILLGLLVDAFAQRGPVVLGLDDTIERRRGKRIAAKGIYRDPVRSSDSHFVKASGLRWMSLMVLAPIPWAGRVWALPFLTALVPSERACRERSRRHKPLLDVGRQLALQARRWLPGRDLVVVGDSGFSALLFLDAMRRARITAITRLRLDAALYDPAPPRPPGTIGRPRTKGARLPTLTAILAAEDTRWHAVVVPGWYGAGERTIEIASDTAVWRHGGLPVVPIRWVLIRDPEARFPPQALLCTDPTREPAQIVGWFVRRWTIEVTFQEARAHLGVETQRQWSDTAIARTTPCLLALFSIVTLLAARLSARQRQRVATAAWYSKPRPTFADALAAVRCAIWRERTLATSLRRRARTKPRFRLPAPWAYALCHAA, from the coding sequence ATGCTCCCCCTGCCCACCCGCTTCGCCGAGATCATCCTGGCGTTCGCACCGCTGTTCGTCCACCGCTCGTGGCGACACGCCCAGAACCTGCTGGTCGGCGCGATCCTCACGCCGGGGCAGCGCACGGTGACAAGCGTCCTGCGCATCATCGGCCGCGCGCAGGAGCGGCGGTTTGTGAACGTCCACCGCATCCTCAGCCGGGCGGCGTGGTGCCCGCGCTCCGGCAGCCGTATCCTGCTCGGGCTCCTCGTCGATGCGTTTGCGCAACGTGGCCCCGTGGTCCTGGGACTGGACGATACGATCGAGCGCCGCCGCGGCAAGCGGATCGCCGCCAAGGGCATCTACCGTGATCCGGTTCGCTCCTCCGACAGCCACTTCGTCAAGGCGAGCGGGCTGCGTTGGATGAGCCTGATGGTGCTCGCCCCGATCCCCTGGGCGGGGCGCGTCTGGGCGTTGCCGTTTCTGACCGCGCTGGTGCCGTCAGAGCGCGCCTGTCGCGAACGGAGCCGTCGGCACAAGCCGTTGCTCGATGTCGGACGCCAACTTGCCCTCCAGGCCCGACGCTGGCTGCCGGGGCGCGACCTCGTCGTGGTGGGCGACAGCGGCTTCTCGGCCTTGCTGTTCCTCGACGCGATGCGCCGCGCTCGCATCACGGCGATCACCCGCCTGCGGCTGGATGCTGCTCTCTACGATCCCGCCCCGCCGCGCCCGCCCGGCACGATCGGGCGCCCGCGGACCAAAGGCGCGCGGCTGCCGACGCTCACTGCGATCCTCGCGGCGGAGGACACGCGCTGGCACGCGGTCGTGGTGCCCGGCTGGTATGGGGCAGGCGAGCGCACGATCGAGATCGCCTCGGACACCGCGGTGTGGCGGCACGGTGGCTTGCCCGTCGTACCGATCCGTTGGGTCCTCATCCGCGATCCCGAGGCGCGCTTCCCGCCCCAGGCCCTGCTCTGCACTGATCCGACGCGCGAGCCCGCACAGATCGTAGGGTGGTTCGTGCGGCGCTGGACCATCGAGGTCACTTTCCAGGAAGCGCGTGCCCATCTTGGGGTCGAGACGCAGCGGCAGTGGTCCGATACGGCGATTGCCCGCACCACACCCTGCCTGCTCGCCCTGTTCTCGATCGTCACACTGCTGGCCGCACGCCTCTCGGCTCGCCAACGCCAACGCGTCGCGACGGCCGCGTGGTACTCCAAACCGCGCCCGACCTTCGCCGACGCTCTGGCCGCCGTGCGCTGTGCGATCTGGCGCGAGCGGACTTTGGCAACATCACTGCGCCGACGCGCCCGAACAAAACCCCGCTTCCGTTTGCCAGCGCCCTGGGCCTATGCGCTCTGCCACGCCGCATGA
- a CDS encoding helix-turn-helix domain-containing protein, with amino-acid sequence MTDVARATGISLRTLTEAFRRFRGYTPSAYLRDQRLQGVRRDLIAAGQGQTVASIANIWGFINLGDFESVYRRRFGEIPSETKRL; translated from the coding sequence ATGACAGACGTCGCCCGGGCCACCGGGATAAGCCTGCGCACGCTAACCGAGGCGTTCCGGCGATTTCGCGGCTATACACCGAGTGCTTATCTGCGCGACCAACGTCTCCAAGGTGTGCGCCGCGACCTGATTGCAGCGGGGCAGGGACAGACCGTCGCATCGATCGCCAACATTTGGGGTTTTATCAATCTCGGAGATTTTGAAAGCGTTTACAGGAGAAGATTTGGAGAAATTCCATCTGAAACAAAGAGACTTTAG
- a CDS encoding diguanylate cyclase, translated as MPSPIEAGLSRPWYQLRLPDALEAQFRADTARQSGFYVRSWLAVFTLFNVLSLVMDRDVFGPQGFAVPLAMTLGVFCPVALAAIVSLRGRPSTVRISAAALATVLVDIAVVLNSARLAPAPHADVYVIIATIVPLVVGLIAPLPFRHSLWFCGASLALYTGLVVGFGLGGPERSGLPLLVAGLILVPLKLSYSREWEARKTFLIGLRVKLQAEALARANARLTILSETDSLTALSNRRHFSERLEEAWRLAAQEDAWLGVILIDIDHFKLLNDAAGHAEGDRCLVTVAAALQASVEVWGGLAARYGGEEFVVLLPETDQPTVRAAGEALRAAVADLAIRHPGRPAGTTVTVSVGVTAARGRTQELGIQARDLLRAADFALYAAKNEGRDRVESFMPAANANRLPADAGPVQSARPSV; from the coding sequence ATGCCATCGCCTATCGAAGCCGGCCTGAGCCGCCCCTGGTATCAGCTCAGGCTGCCGGATGCGCTCGAAGCGCAGTTCCGCGCCGACACGGCTCGGCAGAGCGGCTTCTACGTACGCTCCTGGCTCGCCGTCTTCACCCTGTTCAACGTCCTCTCGCTCGTCATGGATCGCGACGTGTTCGGCCCCCAGGGCTTCGCGGTGCCGCTGGCGATGACTCTGGGCGTCTTCTGCCCGGTCGCCCTGGCCGCGATCGTCTCCCTGCGCGGGCGGCCATCGACGGTCCGCATCTCCGCCGCCGCGCTCGCCACCGTCCTCGTGGACATCGCCGTCGTCCTCAACAGCGCCCGGCTCGCGCCGGCCCCGCACGCGGACGTCTACGTCATCATCGCCACCATCGTTCCGCTGGTGGTGGGCCTGATCGCACCCCTGCCGTTCCGGCACAGCCTGTGGTTCTGCGGGGCCTCGCTCGCGCTCTATACCGGCCTCGTCGTCGGATTCGGCCTGGGCGGCCCGGAGCGCAGCGGCCTGCCCCTGCTGGTCGCCGGGCTGATCCTGGTGCCGCTGAAGCTCAGCTATTCCCGGGAGTGGGAGGCGCGAAAGACCTTCCTCATCGGGCTGCGGGTCAAACTCCAGGCCGAGGCGCTCGCCCGCGCCAATGCGCGCCTCACCATCCTCTCGGAGACCGACTCGCTCACCGCGCTCTCCAATCGCCGTCACTTCTCCGAGCGGCTGGAGGAGGCGTGGCGCTTGGCCGCGCAGGAGGATGCGTGGCTCGGCGTGATCCTCATCGACATCGATCACTTCAAGCTCCTGAACGACGCGGCCGGCCACGCCGAGGGCGACCGCTGCCTCGTCACGGTCGCGGCGGCACTCCAGGCCTCCGTCGAGGTCTGGGGCGGGCTGGCGGCGCGCTACGGCGGCGAGGAGTTCGTGGTTCTGCTGCCGGAGACGGACCAGCCGACGGTGCGTGCGGCGGGGGAAGCGCTTCGCGCGGCGGTCGCCGATCTCGCGATCCGCCATCCCGGTCGGCCCGCCGGAACGACCGTGACCGTCAGCGTCGGCGTCACCGCCGCCCGCGGCCGGACGCAGGAACTCGGCATCCAGGCACGCGATCTGCTGAGGGCCGCCGACTTCGCCCTCTACGCCGCCAAGAACGAGGGCCGGGATCGGGTCGAGAGCTTCATGCCCGCCGCGAATGCGAACCGGCTGCCCGCCGATGCGGGGCCGGTGCAATCGGCCAGGCCCTCCGTCTGA
- a CDS encoding thermonuclease family protein, which yields MRRTGLLELGVVALAAAGIGLSGTPARAGESVSGHAKVLSGDTLVVGGRVVGLSGVAAPGLKQTCLNARSQSYACGVHSAKALAAHLKDATVTCQIRGADAYGRALAVCHRDKEDLSAWMAEKGLAMAERGEKAAYVGAETVAWGKRLGLWAGSFEDPTGRPRTSYTRSNAVADAQPETH from the coding sequence ATGAGACGAACGGGATTGCTCGAACTCGGCGTCGTCGCCCTCGCTGCGGCCGGGATCGGCCTCTCCGGCACGCCCGCCCGGGCCGGCGAAAGCGTGAGCGGGCATGCGAAGGTGCTCTCCGGCGACACGCTGGTCGTGGGCGGACGGGTGGTGGGCCTCTCCGGGGTCGCGGCACCGGGCCTCAAGCAGACCTGCCTGAACGCCAGGAGCCAGAGCTACGCCTGCGGCGTCCACTCGGCCAAGGCGCTGGCCGCCCACCTGAAGGACGCCACGGTCACCTGCCAGATCCGCGGCGCGGATGCCTACGGGCGCGCCCTCGCCGTCTGCCACCGGGACAAGGAGGATCTGAGCGCCTGGATGGCCGAGAAGGGTCTCGCCATGGCCGAGCGGGGCGAGAAGGCGGCCTATGTCGGCGCCGAGACCGTCGCCTGGGGCAAGCGCCTCGGCCTCTGGGCCGGCTCGTTCGAGGATCCCACCGGCCGGCCGCGGACGAGCTACACGCGGTCGAACGCAGTGGCCGACGCCCAACCCGAGACACACTGA